A single genomic interval of Paracoccus aerodenitrificans harbors:
- a CDS encoding TRAP transporter small permease → MTPDVGVGVSGPDTVHAGGPMKQALELLYRFSGGLAACSLLAIALIVFTQVVFNLIDFIAGWLVGGSLGLLIPSYAQFAGYALGFATFLSLGLGFRRAAHIRVTLIESRLPKALRRSTLILVSATGMAIAGLMAWSFGHLAWESWQWGDRASGLIRTPLWVPQVVMLFGIAVFFISSLHTFAEMILTGRSDALVEDAALEDAHNE, encoded by the coding sequence ATGACGCCTGACGTCGGGGTCGGTGTTTCCGGCCCCGACACCGTTCACGCCGGAGGTCCGATGAAACAGGCTTTGGAACTGCTCTATCGTTTTAGCGGCGGGCTCGCCGCCTGCTCGTTACTTGCTATTGCGCTGATCGTCTTCACGCAGGTGGTGTTCAATCTGATCGATTTCATCGCCGGCTGGCTGGTCGGGGGCAGCCTTGGGTTGCTGATCCCGTCCTACGCGCAATTCGCGGGCTATGCCCTTGGGTTTGCGACCTTCCTGTCGCTTGGACTTGGCTTTAGGCGCGCCGCCCATATCCGGGTTACCCTGATCGAGAGCCGCCTGCCGAAAGCCCTGCGGCGCAGCACCCTGATCCTGGTGTCCGCGACCGGGATGGCCATCGCCGGCCTGATGGCGTGGAGCTTCGGTCATCTGGCCTGGGAGTCCTGGCAATGGGGGGATCGCGCCTCGGGGCTGATCCGCACGCCGCTCTGGGTTCCGCAGGTCGTCATGCTGTTTGGCATCGCGGTGTTTTTCATCTCATCGCTGCACACTTTCGCCGAGATGATCCTGACAGGGCGGTCGGATGCCCTTGTCGAGGATGCCGCGCTGGAGGACGCCCACAATGAATGA
- a CDS encoding TRAP transporter substrate-binding protein — protein MKLSRTLLAVALFALPAASSLAETVWQMPTPYPQANFHTQNIEQFAKDVEAATDGELKIVVHPAGSLIKHAEIKNAVRAGQVEIGEFIISSLANEDPIFALDSVPFVATSYEDAGKLYQASKADLSAALERQRMTPLFSVPWPGQGLYTDRPIEIAADLQGARMRAYSPQTERLAQLLEAIPTQVEVPDLAQAFTTGRVNAMITSTSTGVNTAAWDYLTNFYDVSAFLPKNIVVVNTRALQALSPEIQAAVLDAAGKAEARGWSMSAEDHAAMRKVLEEHGIIVSEGSDELNASLMEVGAQMAAEWSKEAGAEGVAILETYQNSK, from the coding sequence ATGAAACTGTCTCGTACCTTGCTTGCGGTCGCGTTGTTCGCACTGCCGGCAGCATCGTCGCTTGCGGAAACTGTCTGGCAGATGCCGACGCCCTATCCCCAGGCCAACTTCCACACCCAGAACATCGAGCAGTTTGCCAAAGACGTCGAAGCGGCAACCGATGGCGAGCTGAAGATCGTGGTGCACCCGGCCGGGTCGCTGATCAAACATGCCGAAATCAAGAACGCCGTGCGGGCGGGACAGGTCGAGATCGGCGAATTCATCATTTCGAGCCTAGCGAACGAAGACCCTATCTTCGCGCTCGACTCGGTTCCCTTCGTGGCGACGTCTTACGAAGATGCCGGCAAGCTTTATCAGGCATCGAAAGCGGATCTGTCCGCCGCGCTCGAACGTCAGCGGATGACGCCGCTGTTCTCGGTGCCGTGGCCGGGGCAGGGGCTCTATACGGATCGGCCGATCGAGATCGCAGCGGATCTGCAGGGGGCTCGGATGCGAGCCTACAGTCCGCAGACCGAGCGGTTGGCACAGCTTCTGGAGGCAATTCCGACGCAGGTCGAAGTGCCCGATCTGGCCCAGGCCTTCACGACCGGGCGCGTCAACGCGATGATCACGTCGACCTCGACCGGGGTGAACACCGCGGCCTGGGATTACCTGACGAATTTCTACGACGTTTCGGCGTTCCTGCCGAAGAACATCGTCGTGGTGAACACCCGCGCGCTGCAGGCCTTGTCGCCGGAGATTCAGGCGGCGGTTCTGGATGCGGCCGGCAAGGCCGAGGCGCGCGGCTGGAGCATGTCGGCCGAGGATCACGCGGCGATGCGCAAGGTGCTTGAAGAGCATGGCATCATCGTGTCGGAAGGCTCGGACGAACTGAACGCGAGCCTGATGGAGGTCGGGGCGCAGATGGCGGCGGAATGGTCGAAAGAGGCTGGCGCCGAAGGCGTGGCCATCCTGGAAACTTACCAGAATTCCAAATGA
- a CDS encoding MBL fold metallo-hydrolase produces MNPIEMEILVPGNSLSFRGGFFGFSVIALIRHPELGPVLFDTGHHATRHQLLAGLERANLSPGDIRHVFLSHLHFDHMNNVELFPEATFHVSQSEWAYAKAPHPQDLFGSPAICAWLATRDLRFVGESGDLAAGLRFRHAPGHTPGMTLLAFEGPDGQRIVVAGDACKTYRELVTGDAGEAFDPLNRSPETLQWIRDNADVIVCGHHPVLRRQNDAWAWEEPSRLDLIVR; encoded by the coding sequence ATGAACCCGATAGAAATGGAGATCCTTGTCCCCGGCAACAGCCTGAGCTTCCGAGGGGGCTTCTTCGGTTTCTCGGTGATTGCCCTGATCCGGCATCCTGAGCTTGGCCCCGTTCTGTTCGACACTGGGCACCACGCCACCCGCCACCAACTTCTGGCCGGGCTTGAGCGCGCGAACCTCTCGCCCGGCGACATTCGCCACGTGTTCCTGTCGCACCTTCACTTCGACCATATGAACAACGTGGAGCTTTTCCCCGAGGCCACCTTCCATGTCTCGCAATCCGAGTGGGCCTATGCCAAGGCCCCTCACCCGCAGGATCTGTTCGGCTCTCCCGCGATCTGCGCCTGGCTCGCGACAAGGGATCTGAGGTTTGTGGGCGAAAGCGGCGATCTCGCCGCCGGATTACGGTTTCGACATGCTCCCGGCCATACCCCCGGAATGACGCTGCTGGCCTTCGAAGGCCCAGACGGGCAGCGCATCGTCGTTGCCGGAGATGCCTGCAAGACCTATCGGGAACTGGTCACCGGTGACGCGGGAGAGGCCTTTGACCCGCTGAACCGAAGCCCCGAGACATTGCAATGGATCCGCGACAACGCGGATGTGATCGTCTGCGGTCACCACCCGGTCCTGCGTCGGCAAAACGATGCATGGGCCTGGGAAGAGCCGTCGCGCTTGGATCTGATTGTCAGATGA
- a CDS encoding TRAP transporter large permease codes for MNEVVMSVLLLVTLLGSLALGLWVSIALFLSGAVGILMFSNAPLTSALATNVWSSSAEWSLAALPLFIWMGEILFRSRVSSDLFTGLAPWLRSLPGGLSHVGIFASGIFAAVSGSSAATCATVAKVALPELKKRGYDEKLVLGAIAGSGTLGLMIPPSVILIVYGVAAELSIARLFIAGIMPGLMIFALYAAYIALWSILNPSKVPEKDPPLPLLERIRGTGTLIPISLLILGVIGSIYLGIASPTDSAAVGVVLALGLSWWFGDLNWKMFKESLMAATLSSAMIAFIMAGAAFLTVAMGYSGLPARVAGWIGDLGLSNAALLAALTVFFILMGCFLDGVSIVVLTTAVLLPTVLQAGIDPIWFGIFLVLVVEMGQLTPPVGLNLFVLQGMTGRDILFLSKAALPFFGLLIVGLILISVFPGIISFLPSLMFSK; via the coding sequence ATGAATGAAGTCGTGATGTCCGTTCTGCTGCTGGTGACGCTGCTTGGCTCGCTGGCGCTCGGTCTTTGGGTGTCCATCGCGCTGTTCCTGAGCGGCGCGGTCGGTATCTTGATGTTTTCCAACGCGCCGCTGACCAGCGCCCTGGCCACCAATGTCTGGTCAAGCTCTGCCGAATGGTCGCTGGCGGCGCTGCCCTTGTTCATCTGGATGGGAGAGATCCTGTTCCGGTCCCGGGTGTCGTCGGATCTGTTCACCGGGCTGGCGCCCTGGCTGCGCAGCCTGCCCGGCGGGCTGAGCCATGTCGGGATTTTTGCCTCGGGGATCTTCGCCGCTGTTTCCGGATCCTCGGCGGCGACCTGCGCCACCGTCGCCAAGGTGGCGCTGCCCGAACTCAAGAAACGGGGCTATGACGAAAAGCTGGTGCTGGGGGCGATCGCGGGATCTGGCACACTGGGGCTGATGATCCCGCCCTCTGTCATTCTGATCGTCTACGGGGTTGCCGCGGAACTGTCGATCGCCCGGCTGTTCATCGCCGGGATCATGCCCGGGCTCATGATCTTTGCCCTCTATGCCGCGTATATCGCCCTGTGGTCGATCCTGAACCCGTCGAAGGTGCCGGAAAAGGATCCGCCGCTGCCGCTACTGGAGCGGATCCGCGGCACCGGAACGCTCATCCCGATCAGCTTGCTGATCCTCGGGGTGATCGGGTCGATCTATCTGGGCATCGCCAGCCCGACCGATTCCGCCGCGGTGGGGGTGGTTCTGGCCCTGGGTCTGAGCTGGTGGTTCGGCGATCTGAACTGGAAGATGTTCAAGGAAAGCCTGATGGCCGCCACCTTGTCGTCGGCGATGATCGCCTTCATCATGGCGGGGGCCGCCTTTCTGACGGTTGCGATGGGCTATTCCGGCCTGCCCGCGCGGGTGGCCGGCTGGATCGGCGATCTCGGGCTCAGCAATGCGGCCCTGTTGGCCGCGCTGACGGTGTTCTTCATTCTCATGGGGTGCTTTCTCGATGGCGTGTCCATCGTGGTGCTGACCACTGCCGTGTTGCTGCCGACGGTCCTGCAGGCGGGGATCGACCCGATCTGGTTCGGCATCTTCCTCGTGCTGGTGGTGGAAATGGGGCAACTGACGCCGCCGGTGGGTCTGAACCTCTTTGTTCTTCAGGGCATGACAGGGCGCGACATCCTCTTTCTGTCAAAGGCGGCATTGCCGTTCTTCGGCCTGCTGATCGTCGGATTGATCCTGATTTCGGTCTTCCCCGGCATCATCTCCTTTCTGCCCTCCCTGATGTTCTCGAAGTAG